From a region of the Tenggerimyces flavus genome:
- a CDS encoding DUF881 domain-containing protein — MAGAERGNATSPGIPAQIPEQRHPEAETPTQPPRRPDESMSLMRELVSHALDDGYASAAARRDPNKPKKKRKVPVFVVAIVLFGLIITVAAIQTRQSAPAVAKEKAELAERITTETQRVDDQRARAERLQRDITRMQNDALESSVGGQALRERLQALETLTGTGRVVGPGVRIIVDDAAIDEVSGGEESANNRILDLDLQQLVNGLWAAGAEAIAINGERLTVLTAIRGADKSITVDYRPLARPYTVEAIGDPATLEARFAESPGGVWLHNLKAVANIRYETHTIDEIALPADSGAQLRYARTEGAPR; from the coding sequence ATGGCCGGTGCGGAGCGGGGGAACGCCACGTCGCCGGGCATCCCTGCCCAGATCCCCGAGCAGCGGCATCCCGAGGCGGAAACTCCGACGCAGCCACCACGCCGACCTGACGAGTCCATGTCGCTCATGCGCGAGCTCGTCTCCCACGCTCTCGACGACGGATACGCGTCGGCGGCGGCGAGGCGTGACCCGAACAAGCCGAAGAAGAAGCGCAAGGTCCCCGTCTTCGTCGTCGCGATCGTGCTCTTCGGCTTGATCATCACCGTCGCCGCGATCCAGACCCGGCAGTCCGCGCCCGCTGTCGCGAAGGAGAAGGCGGAGCTCGCCGAACGGATCACCACCGAGACCCAGCGCGTCGACGACCAGCGGGCGAGGGCCGAACGGCTGCAGCGCGACATCACCCGTATGCAGAACGACGCCCTCGAGTCCTCCGTCGGCGGCCAGGCGCTGCGCGAACGCCTGCAGGCCCTCGAGACGCTCACCGGCACCGGCCGGGTCGTCGGACCGGGCGTACGGATCATCGTCGACGACGCCGCGATCGACGAGGTGTCCGGCGGGGAGGAGTCGGCGAACAACCGGATCCTCGACCTCGACCTGCAGCAGCTCGTCAACGGCCTGTGGGCCGCGGGCGCCGAGGCGATCGCGATCAACGGCGAGCGGCTCACCGTTCTCACCGCGATCCGCGGCGCCGACAAGTCGATCACCGTCGACTACCGTCCGCTCGCCCGGCCGTACACCGTCGAGGCGATCGGCGACCCCGCGACGCTCGAGGCCCGCTTCGCCGAAAGCCCCGGCGGCGTGTGGCTCCACAACCTGAAGGCGGTAGCGAACATCCGATACGAGACCCACACGATCGACGAGATCGCGCTACCGGCAGACTCTGGGGCACAGCTTCGTTACGCCCGTACGGAAGGCGCCCCCAGGTGA